The following proteins come from a genomic window of Halorussus halophilus:
- a CDS encoding Rid family detoxifying hydrolase, with translation MKRTISTQDAPAAVGAYSQATTNGDLVFTAGQIPMTPDGDLLDDEEIAVQTRQSLENVKAILEEEGLTMQDVLKVSVFLDDIDDFDQMNDTYQEYFQDNPPARSAVEVANLPKGVGVEIEAIASGE, from the coding sequence ATGAAGCGAACTATCAGCACGCAGGACGCACCCGCGGCGGTCGGGGCCTACAGCCAAGCGACGACGAACGGCGACCTCGTCTTCACGGCGGGCCAGATTCCGATGACGCCGGACGGCGACCTACTGGACGACGAAGAAATCGCGGTCCAGACCCGCCAGAGCCTGGAGAACGTCAAGGCCATCCTCGAAGAGGAGGGCCTGACCATGCAGGACGTGCTGAAGGTATCCGTCTTCTTGGACGACATCGATGACTTCGACCAGATGAACGACACCTACCAAGAGTACTTCCAAGACAATCCGCCCGCCCGGAGCGCGGTCGAAGTGGCGAACCTCCCGAAGGGCGTCGGCGTCGAAATCGAAGCCATCGCCTCCGGCGAGTGA
- a CDS encoding CBS domain-containing protein, with amino-acid sequence MLVRELMTTDVETVERDRSLRDAVAVMLKHGIGSVVVTSDGDPTGIVTENDVLQAGYASGRPLDAIPISKAMSHPLRTVSPTTTVRKAAKKMGDDDSKKLPVADGMELVGILTLTDIVNSQADILREVRHLDNRREAWDDDGV; translated from the coding sequence ATGCTCGTGCGGGAACTGATGACCACGGACGTCGAGACAGTCGAGCGCGACCGCTCGCTCCGAGACGCCGTGGCAGTCATGTTGAAGCACGGAATCGGAAGCGTCGTCGTCACGAGCGACGGGGACCCGACTGGCATCGTCACCGAGAACGACGTGCTACAGGCAGGGTACGCCTCTGGGCGACCACTCGACGCGATACCCATTTCGAAGGCGATGAGTCACCCGCTTCGGACGGTTTCGCCGACGACCACAGTCCGAAAGGCGGCGAAGAAGATGGGCGACGACGACAGCAAGAAACTCCCTGTCGCGGACGGGATGGAACTGGTCGGCATCCTCACGCTGACGGACATCGTGAACAGTCAAGCGGACATTCTCCGAGAGGTTCGACACCTCGATAATCGGCGGGAAGCGTGGGACGACGACGGAGTATAG
- the thsB gene encoding thermosome subunit beta, with amino-acid sequence MSQRGQRMQGQPMIVMSDESQRVKDKDAQEHNINAARAVADAVRSTLGPKGMDKMLVDSMGDVTITNDGVTILKEMDIDNPTAEMIIEVAETQEDEAGDGTTTAVAVTGELLKSAEDLLEQDIHPTAIIKGFHLASEKAREEIDNVAEDVNTDDEELLRKVAETSMTGKGAELNKERLSEIIVDAVQQVTVENTVDLEFIKTETQTGRSSGESELLKGAVISKDPVHDNMPSSVEDADVLLLNEAVEIEETDVDTSVNIDNPDQLQSFLDQEEKQLKEKVEQIKDTGADVVFCQKGIDDMAQHYLAKEGILAVRRVKKSDVAFLKEVLGANVVSDLDSASSGDLGHGDVTRDDGDELFYVEGEDSHGVTLLLRGSTDHVVDELERGVTDALDVVAQTVSDGRVVAGGGAIEVEIASRLRDYADSVSGREQLAVEAFADSLEIVPRVLAENAGLDSIDTLVDLRAAHEDGDQKAGLNVFSSEVEDTFEAGVVEPAHAKEQVASSATEAANLVLKIDDIISAGDLSTDKGDDEGGPGGAGGMGGMGGMGGAM; translated from the coding sequence ATGAGTCAGCGAGGTCAGCGAATGCAAGGCCAGCCGATGATCGTAATGTCCGACGAGTCCCAGCGCGTCAAAGACAAAGACGCCCAGGAACACAACATCAACGCGGCGCGTGCCGTTGCAGATGCTGTACGTTCCACACTCGGACCGAAAGGGATGGACAAGATGCTCGTCGATTCGATGGGCGACGTGACCATCACGAACGACGGCGTCACCATCCTCAAAGAGATGGACATCGACAACCCGACGGCCGAGATGATTATCGAGGTCGCCGAGACGCAGGAAGACGAAGCCGGTGACGGTACGACGACGGCCGTCGCGGTGACTGGCGAACTCCTCAAGAGCGCAGAGGACCTGCTCGAACAGGACATCCACCCGACCGCCATCATCAAGGGCTTCCACCTCGCCAGCGAGAAGGCCCGCGAGGAAATCGACAACGTCGCAGAGGACGTCAACACCGACGACGAGGAACTGCTCCGCAAGGTCGCAGAGACCTCCATGACCGGCAAGGGCGCAGAACTCAACAAGGAGCGCCTGAGCGAAATCATCGTGGACGCAGTCCAGCAGGTCACCGTCGAGAACACGGTGGACCTCGAATTCATCAAGACCGAGACCCAGACCGGTCGCTCCTCCGGCGAGTCCGAACTGCTGAAGGGCGCAGTCATCAGCAAGGACCCCGTCCACGACAACATGCCGTCCAGCGTCGAGGACGCAGACGTGCTCCTCCTCAACGAAGCGGTCGAAATCGAGGAGACCGACGTGGACACGAGCGTCAACATCGACAACCCCGACCAGCTCCAGAGCTTCCTCGACCAGGAAGAGAAACAGCTCAAGGAGAAGGTCGAGCAGATCAAGGACACGGGCGCTGACGTCGTCTTCTGCCAGAAGGGCATCGACGACATGGCCCAGCACTACCTCGCCAAAGAGGGCATCCTCGCGGTCCGCCGCGTCAAGAAGAGCGACGTTGCCTTCCTCAAGGAAGTCCTCGGCGCGAACGTCGTCTCGGACCTCGACAGTGCCTCCAGCGGCGACCTCGGCCACGGCGACGTGACCCGAGACGATGGCGACGAACTGTTCTACGTCGAAGGCGAGGACAGCCACGGCGTCACCCTCCTCCTGCGTGGCTCCACCGACCACGTCGTTGACGAACTCGAACGCGGCGTCACCGACGCGCTGGACGTCGTCGCACAGACCGTCTCGGACGGCCGCGTCGTCGCAGGCGGCGGTGCCATCGAGGTCGAAATCGCCAGCCGACTCCGCGACTACGCCGACTCCGTCTCCGGCCGCGAGCAACTCGCCGTCGAGGCGTTCGCCGACTCGCTCGAAATCGTGCCTCGCGTCCTCGCGGAGAACGCAGGTCTCGACAGCATCGACACACTCGTGGACCTCCGCGCAGCCCACGAGGACGGCGACCAGAAGGCTGGTCTGAACGTCTTCAGCAGCGAAGTCGAGGACACCTTCGAAGCTGGCGTCGTCGAGCCCGCCCACGCGAAAGAGCAGGTCGCGTCCAGTGCCACCGAGGCAGCGAACCTCGTGCTCAAGATCGACGACATCATCTCCGCGGGCGACCTCTCGACCGACAAGGGCGACGACGAGGGTGGCCCCGGCGGTGCAGGCGGCATGGGCGGTATGGGCGGCATGGGCGGCGCAATGTGA
- a CDS encoding ornithine cyclodeaminase family protein: MDTLLLNQDAVDENTQMEELIRAIEDAFAAYARGDAQMPAKSYIDLPQYNGDFRSMPAYLKADDWDAAGIKWVNVHPDNPENFDLPTVMGTMIYSDPETAFPLAIMDGTELTMKRTGAAAAVATDHLAVEDATTMGVIGAGVQSYTQLEAISKVRPIEEVVVSDLSEERVAAFIDYFDADFEVRAGSIEEAAQCDVLSTVTPVEDPIVSREAVGEHTHVNAMGADAEGKHELADEILLDAKLVIDDHAQTTHSGEINVPYHEGVLGDDDIDAEIGDIVVGDSEGRTDADTITVFDSTGLAIQDVAAAHVVYEHADENDNGYPFDLIGSDVE, encoded by the coding sequence ATGGATACGCTGCTGCTGAATCAGGACGCCGTAGACGAAAACACGCAGATGGAGGAACTTATCCGGGCAATCGAAGACGCGTTCGCCGCCTACGCCCGCGGCGACGCCCAGATGCCCGCGAAGTCCTACATCGACCTGCCACAGTACAACGGCGATTTCCGCTCGATGCCTGCCTATCTGAAGGCTGACGACTGGGACGCCGCTGGCATCAAGTGGGTCAACGTCCACCCGGACAACCCCGAGAACTTCGACCTGCCGACAGTCATGGGTACGATGATTTACTCGGACCCCGAGACGGCGTTCCCGCTGGCTATCATGGACGGCACCGAACTGACGATGAAGCGAACTGGCGCGGCCGCCGCCGTCGCCACCGACCACCTCGCCGTCGAGGACGCGACGACGATGGGCGTCATCGGCGCTGGCGTGCAGTCGTACACGCAACTGGAAGCGATTTCGAAGGTTCGACCCATCGAGGAAGTCGTCGTCAGCGACCTCAGCGAAGAGCGCGTCGCCGCCTTCATCGACTACTTCGACGCCGACTTCGAGGTCCGCGCTGGCTCCATCGAGGAGGCCGCCCAGTGCGACGTGCTTTCGACGGTCACGCCCGTCGAGGACCCCATCGTCTCCCGCGAAGCAGTCGGCGAACACACCCACGTCAACGCGATGGGTGCCGACGCCGAGGGCAAGCACGAACTCGCCGACGAGATTCTGCTCGACGCGAAACTCGTCATCGACGACCACGCCCAGACGACCCACTCGGGCGAAATCAACGTCCCGTACCACGAGGGCGTCCTCGGGGACGACGACATCGACGCCGAAATCGGCGACATCGTGGTCGGCGACAGCGAGGGTCGCACCGACGCAGACACGATTACCGTCTTCGACAGCACCGGACTGGCGATTCAGGACGTTGCGGCCGCGCACGTCGTCTACGAGCACGCAGACGAGAACGACAACGGCTACCCGTTCGACCTCATCGGCAGCGACGTCGAGTAA
- a CDS encoding DUF7535 family protein: MSSGESEQDEEGVVPAPAKKVMRTVTPPYRGRPDAEMTTIGLAYFLGLVILLIPLLPFLLLVWVISKAIEVFRRDTTAD; this comes from the coding sequence ATGAGTTCGGGGGAGAGCGAACAGGACGAGGAAGGAGTCGTGCCAGCACCAGCGAAGAAAGTGATGCGGACAGTGACACCGCCCTATCGGGGACGACCGGACGCCGAGATGACGACCATCGGTCTCGCCTACTTCCTCGGGTTGGTGATACTGCTGATTCCACTCTTGCCGTTTCTACTGCTGGTGTGGGTCATCTCGAAAGCAATCGAAGTCTTCCGTCGGGATACGACCGCGGACTGA
- a CDS encoding class I SAM-dependent methyltransferase, with product MASVQAEERTERSQPDVARFYDATRWEYRTFWHSNSMHYGFHASRLEPLSVAIENSNRYYADRLGPSVERVLVVGCGMGGFCRELADRGLDVTGIDLSERVLRDADDHVETGAFAVADYHRLPFGDDAFDAVVGIETVCHCVEYALALDELLRVARDRVLVSDGWLTADLDPRDTRCDVRRMLEGWRIDHLSTWSGFESLLEARDLQYDWVDHTDWVLPSSERQVLLSLIGVPLFYLAMLLGLKAEDSYRQAWTLYHQWRCLSRRTMRHGDFLIRVPSDDG from the coding sequence ATGGCGAGCGTCCAGGCCGAGGAACGTACCGAGCGGTCACAACCGGACGTCGCTCGGTTCTACGACGCGACGCGGTGGGAGTACCGGACGTTCTGGCACTCGAACTCGATGCACTACGGGTTCCACGCCTCGCGGCTCGAACCGTTGTCGGTGGCCATCGAGAACTCGAACCGGTACTACGCCGACCGACTGGGTCCGAGCGTCGAGCGTGTCCTCGTCGTCGGTTGCGGGATGGGCGGGTTCTGTCGCGAACTCGCCGACCGAGGACTCGACGTGACCGGTATCGACCTCAGTGAGCGAGTACTCCGAGATGCGGACGACCACGTCGAGACGGGGGCGTTCGCCGTGGCCGACTACCATCGGCTTCCGTTCGGTGACGACGCGTTCGACGCGGTCGTCGGTATCGAGACCGTCTGCCACTGCGTAGAGTACGCGCTCGCTCTGGACGAACTGCTCCGCGTGGCGAGAGACCGAGTCTTGGTTTCGGACGGTTGGCTCACCGCCGACCTCGACCCACGAGACACGCGATGCGACGTCCGTCGGATGCTGGAAGGGTGGCGAATCGACCACCTGAGCACCTGGAGCGGGTTTGAATCGCTCCTCGAAGCGCGGGACCTCCAGTACGACTGGGTCGACCACACCGATTGGGTGCTTCCCTCTTCGGAGCGACAGGTGCTCCTCTCGTTGATCGGTGTCCCGCTGTTCTACCTCGCGATGCTACTCGGATTGAAAGCCGAAGACTCCTACCGGCAAGCGTGGACGCTCTACCATCAGTGGCGTTGTCTCTCCCGACGGACCATGCGCCATGGGGACTTCTTGATCCGAGTCCCGTCTGACGACGGGTGA
- the leuS gene encoding leucine--tRNA ligase has product MSYDPRNIERRWQNRWAEEGRYEANPSDSDDEATFVTVPYPYPSGGMHIGHARTYTVPDVYARYRRLQGNNVLFPIAWHVTGTPIIGAVERLKKGEADQLSVLKDTYEVPEETLQELETPMGFARYFIENHYKQNMQALGLSIDWRREFTTNDDRYSKFITWQYETLRDRGLLEKGLHPVKYCTVEKNPVTTHDLLEGEEAEFQEYTLVKFQDEEGVVYPMATLRPETVRGVTNAFVDPDAEYVQATVDDEEWVVSAKAAEKLELQAHAVEVEDEFAGSELVGGHVENPVTGEDILLLPASFVDPDNATGVVMSVPAHSPDDYVALREIQADGAAEDLTEYGIDPEAVRAIEPKPILTIEGYGEIPAKDAVETAGIEDSDDPDLHDVTADLYQAEFHSGRLHDEYGEYAGKVVEEVRDELKENYQSRGAFGSMYEFSEEVVCRCGGDVEVAKQETWFLRYNDSEWKAKTHRAVAQLDAIPENTREQYDHTIDWLNEWPAIRNYGLGTRLPWDDEFVIEPLSDSTIYMAYYTIAHRLDDVPVEEMGREFFDTLFFGPEAVEKPNPTALDLREEWDYWYPVDYRCSGNDLISNHLTFYLFHHAELFEEPKWPRGITVMGMGLLEGEKMSSSKGHVVLPSTAIETYGADTVRFFLLNAAEPWQDYDWRAEQVQSTHDQLARFWDRANEIIEGGEARSDSQPSDERELKHIDRWLLSKLQSTVRTATDSMERFETRSASQAVFYDFEEHLKWYRKRTDLGRPGAKWTLREVLRTRLRLLEPFVPFLANELYERLEGAPADDANWPEPDPEFESVLTEVEESLVADMTADVRDIVGVTDADPETVRVYVAANWKRKVLEEVLESGPDVGAVMGKVMQYDSLREKGNEVNDLVQELVAVVRELPDEEVEVLAEIDESAVYEDARRFFEREFDADFEIYVEGEDAYDPGDKAGNAVPLRPAVHLE; this is encoded by the coding sequence ATGAGCTACGACCCACGGAACATCGAGCGAAGGTGGCAGAATCGCTGGGCGGAGGAGGGTCGATACGAAGCAAATCCCTCCGACAGCGACGACGAGGCCACCTTCGTCACCGTTCCCTACCCCTACCCCAGCGGCGGGATGCACATCGGCCACGCCCGCACGTACACCGTCCCGGACGTGTACGCTCGATATCGGCGCTTGCAGGGCAACAACGTACTGTTTCCCATCGCGTGGCACGTCACGGGGACTCCGATAATCGGTGCCGTCGAGCGCCTGAAGAAGGGCGAGGCGGACCAACTGTCGGTGCTGAAAGACACCTACGAGGTGCCCGAGGAAACCTTGCAGGAGTTGGAGACACCGATGGGGTTCGCCCGCTACTTCATCGAGAACCACTACAAGCAGAACATGCAGGCGCTCGGTCTGTCTATCGACTGGCGGCGCGAGTTCACCACGAACGACGACCGCTATTCGAAGTTCATCACGTGGCAGTACGAGACGCTGAGAGACAGGGGACTGCTGGAGAAGGGACTGCACCCCGTGAAGTACTGCACAGTCGAGAAGAACCCCGTCACGACCCACGACTTGTTGGAAGGCGAGGAGGCAGAGTTTCAGGAGTACACCCTCGTCAAATTCCAAGACGAGGAGGGTGTCGTCTACCCGATGGCGACGCTGCGGCCGGAGACTGTTCGGGGAGTGACGAACGCTTTCGTGGACCCGGACGCAGAATACGTGCAGGCGACCGTGGACGACGAGGAGTGGGTCGTGAGTGCCAAAGCCGCGGAAAAACTCGAACTACAAGCCCACGCTGTCGAAGTCGAAGACGAGTTCGCTGGTTCGGAGTTGGTCGGCGGCCACGTCGAGAACCCCGTCACGGGCGAGGACATCCTGTTGCTCCCGGCGTCGTTCGTGGACCCGGACAACGCGACTGGCGTCGTGATGTCGGTGCCCGCACACAGCCCCGACGACTACGTGGCGCTCCGGGAGATACAGGCCGACGGCGCGGCAGAAGACCTCACCGAGTACGGCATCGACCCCGAGGCGGTCCGCGCTATCGAACCCAAGCCGATTCTGACTATCGAGGGCTACGGAGAAATTCCGGCGAAGGACGCCGTCGAAACCGCGGGCATCGAGGACAGCGACGACCCTGACCTGCACGACGTGACGGCCGACCTCTATCAAGCCGAGTTCCATAGTGGCCGTCTCCACGACGAGTACGGCGAGTACGCGGGGAAAGTTGTCGAGGAGGTCCGAGACGAGTTGAAAGAGAACTACCAGTCCCGCGGCGCGTTCGGGTCCATGTACGAGTTCAGCGAAGAAGTCGTCTGTCGCTGTGGCGGCGACGTAGAGGTCGCCAAGCAGGAGACGTGGTTTCTGCGGTACAACGACTCAGAGTGGAAAGCGAAGACTCACCGAGCGGTCGCGCAACTGGACGCCATCCCCGAGAACACCCGCGAGCAGTACGACCACACCATCGACTGGCTGAACGAGTGGCCAGCGATTCGGAACTACGGGTTGGGCACTCGACTGCCGTGGGACGACGAGTTCGTCATCGAACCGCTGTCGGACTCGACCATCTACATGGCCTACTACACCATCGCGCACCGACTGGACGACGTGCCTGTCGAGGAGATGGGCCGGGAGTTCTTCGACACGCTCTTTTTCGGCCCTGAAGCCGTGGAAAAGCCAAATCCAACCGCTCTCGACCTGCGCGAAGAGTGGGACTACTGGTACCCGGTGGACTACCGTTGCTCGGGTAACGACCTCATCAGCAACCACCTCACGTTCTACCTCTTCCACCACGCGGAACTGTTCGAGGAACCGAAGTGGCCCCGTGGCATCACCGTCATGGGGATGGGACTGCTGGAGGGCGAGAAGATGTCGTCCTCGAAAGGCCACGTCGTCCTGCCGAGTACGGCTATCGAGACGTACGGCGCGGATACCGTACGGTTCTTCCTGCTGAACGCCGCCGAACCGTGGCAGGACTACGACTGGCGGGCAGAACAGGTCCAATCGACCCACGACCAACTGGCGCGGTTCTGGGACCGGGCCAACGAGATAATCGAGGGCGGCGAGGCGCGGAGCGACTCGCAACCGAGCGACGAGCGCGAACTCAAGCACATCGACCGCTGGCTACTGTCGAAGCTCCAATCGACCGTTCGTACCGCGACGGACTCGATGGAACGCTTCGAAACCCGGAGCGCCAGCCAAGCGGTCTTCTACGACTTCGAAGAGCATCTGAAGTGGTACCGCAAGCGCACCGACCTCGGCAGACCGGGCGCGAAGTGGACGCTTCGCGAGGTTTTGCGCACACGCCTGCGCCTGCTGGAACCGTTCGTTCCCTTCTTGGCGAACGAACTGTACGAGCGACTGGAAGGAGCGCCAGCAGACGACGCGAACTGGCCCGAACCAGACCCCGAGTTCGAGAGCGTCCTGACCGAAGTCGAGGAGTCGCTGGTTGCTGACATGACTGCGGACGTTCGGGACATCGTCGGCGTCACCGACGCCGATCCGGAGACGGTACGCGTGTACGTCGCGGCCAACTGGAAGCGAAAAGTCCTCGAAGAAGTGCTTGAATCCGGTCCCGACGTGGGCGCAGTCATGGGCAAAGTGATGCAGTACGACAGTCTGCGCGAGAAGGGCAACGAAGTGAACGACCTCGTCCAAGAACTCGTGGCGGTCGTTCGCGAACTACCGGACGAGGAGGTCGAGGTGCTGGCCGAAATCGACGAGTCGGCGGTCTACGAGGACGCCCGGAGATTCTTCGAGCGCGAGTTCGACGCCGACTTCGAGATTTACGTGGAGGGCGAGGACGCCTACGACCCCGGCGACAAAGCTGGGAACGCGGTGCCGTTGCGGCCTGCGGTTCATCTAGAGTAG
- a CDS encoding peroxiredoxin — MTLDAGDGAPTVEATNQRGETVSLDFQAPTVLYFYPRDDTPGCTVEAKQFNTELETYEDAGVAVYGVSTDDVASHEEFAEKYDLGFDLLADPDSEIAEAFGVDTSRGAAERVTFVLDGGKVKAVYSGVEPDGHARDVLGDMLDDGLVVLD; from the coding sequence ATGACACTCGACGCAGGCGACGGCGCGCCGACCGTGGAAGCGACCAACCAGCGCGGCGAAACCGTCTCGCTCGACTTCCAAGCGCCGACGGTGCTGTACTTCTACCCGCGCGACGACACGCCGGGTTGCACTGTGGAGGCCAAGCAGTTCAACACGGAGCTAGAGACCTACGAAGACGCAGGCGTCGCCGTCTACGGCGTCTCGACAGACGACGTAGCGAGCCACGAGGAGTTCGCCGAGAAGTACGACCTCGGGTTCGACCTGCTTGCGGACCCCGATAGCGAAATCGCGGAGGCGTTCGGCGTCGATACGTCTCGTGGGGCCGCAGAGCGAGTCACGTTCGTCCTCGACGGCGGCAAAGTGAAAGCCGTCTACTCCGGCGTCGAACCCGACGGCCACGCCCGCGACGTACTCGGTGACATGTTGGACGACGGTCTGGTCGTGCTGGATTGA
- a CDS encoding Hsp20/alpha crystallin family protein, with the protein MARRRNPFDELEEMIDRMSRQFEDSMSSGDWTKFGGRAEMSMDVADHGDEYVVTADLPGFEQDDIDVSLREDVLTISAEHAEETEEAEEDDGRYLRQERRHQSASRSVTLPESVDETGVSATYTNGVLTVTLPKMEAEEEDSTHIDIG; encoded by the coding sequence ATGGCACGACGTAGAAATCCGTTCGACGAACTCGAAGAGATGATAGACCGAATGAGTCGCCAATTCGAGGACTCGATGTCCAGCGGCGACTGGACCAAGTTCGGCGGGCGCGCCGAGATGTCGATGGACGTGGCCGACCACGGCGACGAGTACGTCGTCACCGCGGACCTGCCCGGTTTCGAGCAGGACGACATCGACGTATCGCTGCGCGAGGACGTACTCACGATTAGCGCGGAACACGCAGAAGAGACGGAGGAAGCCGAGGAAGACGACGGTCGGTATCTCCGGCAGGAACGCCGCCACCAGTCGGCCAGTCGCTCCGTGACGCTTCCCGAGAGCGTAGACGAGACGGGCGTCTCCGCGACGTACACGAACGGCGTCCTGACGGTGACGCTCCCGAAGATGGAGGCTGAAGAGGAGGACTCGACGCACATCGACATCGGGTAG
- the pheA gene encoding prephenate dehydratase, translating to MKAVTLGPEGTYSHRAASAVADEVAFRESVTSIVEAVAESEFDRGVVPIENSIEGSVTETLDAIADHEVSAVKEIVTPIRHALLAQSEEFSVVASHSQALAQCRSYLEAEYPDADLEAVASTARGVEHARENRDVAGIGHPDNAGEDLQVIAEGIQDRTSNATRFFVVAPTDQSSQAGGKSSIVVYPNANYPGLLLELLEPFADRDINLTRVESRPSGERLGDYVFHVDFAAGLYEDRAQEAIADIESIAENGWVRRLGSYDTEHVLY from the coding sequence ATGAAGGCAGTCACGCTCGGTCCCGAGGGGACCTACTCCCATCGCGCGGCCAGCGCAGTCGCCGACGAGGTGGCGTTCCGCGAGTCGGTCACGAGCATCGTCGAAGCAGTCGCCGAATCGGAGTTCGACCGCGGCGTGGTCCCCATCGAGAACAGCATCGAGGGGAGCGTCACCGAGACGCTGGACGCCATCGCCGACCACGAGGTGTCCGCGGTCAAGGAAATCGTCACGCCGATTCGTCACGCCTTGCTCGCCCAGTCCGAGGAGTTCTCTGTCGTCGCCAGTCACTCACAGGCTCTGGCGCAGTGCCGGTCGTACCTCGAAGCCGAGTATCCCGATGCGGACCTCGAAGCGGTCGCCAGCACCGCTCGCGGCGTCGAACACGCCCGCGAGAATCGCGACGTGGCAGGTATCGGTCACCCCGACAACGCGGGCGAGGACCTGCAAGTCATCGCCGAGGGCATCCAAGACCGCACGTCGAACGCCACGCGCTTTTTCGTCGTCGCGCCCACCGACCAGTCCTCCCAAGCGGGCGGGAAGTCCTCGATAGTCGTCTATCCGAACGCCAACTACCCCGGTCTCCTGCTCGAACTGCTCGAACCGTTCGCCGACCGGGACATCAACCTCACCCGCGTCGAGTCCCGCCCGAGCGGCGAACGCCTCGGCGACTACGTCTTCCACGTCGATTTCGCGGCGGGCCTGTACGAGGACCGCGCACAGGAGGCAATCGCCGACATCGAATCCATCGCCGAGAACGGTTGGGTCCGCCGCCTCGGTTCCTACGACACCGAACACGTCCTGTACTGA
- a CDS encoding DUF7344 domain-containing protein, with translation MSPTRDRQAHDAADVDRLFSVVSSAQRRGVIDYFRTSSDSTASLETLVDHIVSDEKQTKAERRKRVATHLHHSALPKLTSAGVVEYDAQSGTVRYRGRTRVEDLVDYATRLEANDS, from the coding sequence ATGTCACCGACGCGTGATCGGCAAGCGCACGATGCTGCCGACGTCGATCGACTATTCTCGGTCGTATCGAGTGCACAGCGGCGTGGCGTCATCGACTACTTCCGCACGTCGTCCGACTCGACCGCATCGCTCGAGACGCTCGTCGACCACATCGTGTCAGACGAGAAGCAGACGAAAGCCGAGCGCAGAAAGCGGGTGGCGACGCACTTGCATCACTCCGCGCTACCGAAACTGACCAGTGCAGGGGTCGTGGAATACGACGCACAGAGTGGAACTGTTCGCTACCGTGGTAGAACGCGCGTTGAAGACCTGGTAGATTACGCTACTCGTCTCGAAGCGAACGATTCCTGA
- a CDS encoding bacterio-opsin activator domain-containing protein, with product MSVIVEFSIESDEFTLGRALAEPPGMDIEFERIVPLADSVVPFVWVSGGDFEVFENHAVNNPSIQEIVAVDRVRDHTLYRIEWVGEDDDLIQYLADAGATILEGYGNNGWEFRLRFPNHEMLSEFYNTCTENEISIHIDRTYTLTEKTEYGRTFDLSQEQREALVAALQQGYLSTPKETNLEALAEQFEVSQQAMSNRIRRGTEQVLRAVLVTSASDLG from the coding sequence ATGAGCGTCATCGTAGAGTTCTCTATCGAGAGCGACGAATTTACTCTTGGGAGGGCGCTCGCTGAACCTCCAGGGATGGATATCGAATTCGAACGAATCGTTCCGCTGGCTGATTCCGTCGTTCCATTCGTGTGGGTCAGCGGTGGTGATTTCGAAGTCTTCGAAAACCACGCTGTAAACAACCCGTCGATTCAGGAGATCGTCGCAGTCGATCGCGTCCGCGACCACACGCTGTATCGCATCGAGTGGGTCGGAGAAGACGACGACTTGATTCAGTATCTCGCCGACGCTGGCGCGACCATTCTCGAAGGATACGGGAACAATGGCTGGGAGTTCCGGTTACGGTTTCCGAATCACGAGATGCTCTCGGAGTTTTACAACACGTGCACGGAAAACGAGATCTCGATTCACATAGACAGAACGTACACGCTCACCGAAAAGACCGAGTACGGACGAACGTTCGACCTCTCGCAAGAGCAGCGCGAAGCCCTCGTCGCAGCACTACAACAAGGGTATCTCTCCACGCCGAAGGAGACGAATCTCGAAGCGCTCGCCGAGCAGTTCGAGGTGTCGCAACAGGCAATGTCCAATCGGATTCGGCGAGGGACGGAACAGGTCCTGCGGGCGGTCCTGGTGACTTCGGCTTCTGACTTGGGCTAA